TTTGCAGAGCTGAATTCATCTACCTGGGGAACAGTATCTTCATTGACTGGGATGTGGAGATGTACTATGCTCCCCAGGACTTGCCTGCCAAAGCCCGTAGCACCAGTCTCAATGTCCAGCTGGGCCAGGTGGGGTACATCTTCTCGGACAAGACTGGCACGCTCACACAGAACATCATGACCTTCAAGAAGTGCTGCATCAACGGCATTGTCTACAGCCCAGAACAGGAGAATATATATAAGGAGAACCCCTTCCTCTGGAACGCATTTGCCGATAAGAAGCTGCTGTTCAGAAACTCGAAGCTCCTGAGTATTGTGCGCACCAACAAGGACAAGGTGGTGCGGGAGTTCTGGCGTCTCCTGGCCATCTGCCACACAGTGATGGTGGAGGAGAAAGACAGTGAGTGCTTTGCTGGCTATACGGGCCCTGGGGCTTCTGAGGTGGTGGTCTGGCCTTCGAGATTGTCCATCCCAACCCCCAGGGCTCCTGTTACCCACCTTAGAGGGTGCTCAGGCATGAGGCTGGAGATCTGTTACTGAGCTGGGAAGGGGAGGTCCCAAGATGGGGGCCCAAGTGCCCACTTTCTTTTACTTGGCTTAGAGGTTGTCCTGGCCCAGGAGACCATGGTCTTATATCTGGTGAGCACCAACTGTGTCCATTGAAGATGGGTGGTAGGTTCCCAAAAAAGACAGCACGTCCTCAGCAAATGTTCCCCTCTCACATCCcatcccatggcccctcccctgccagaccaGCTACTCTACCAGGCAGCATCCCCTGATGAGGAGGCACTGGTCACAGCAGCCCGGAATTTCGGCTATGTGTTCCTGGCACGCACACAGGACAGCATCACGGTGATGGAGCTGGGGGAGCAGCGGGTATACCAGGTCCTGGCCTTGATGGACTTCAATAGCATCCGAAAGCGGATGTCCATTCTGGGTGAGTGCCCTCTGCCCAGGGTTGGAGATTGGCAGGAAGGGGAGCACTTATGGGCACCCAGACCTCTCCTTCCACAGTCCGAAACCCCGAGGGCTCCATCTACCTCTACACCAAAGGCGCAGACACTGTCCTTTTCGAACGCCTGCATAAGAAAGACATGTATAGGAAAGAGCAGATCGTgaaagcagctacagaagaggcCTTAACTGTGAGTCCtgtgagaagggagggaggctgggtagAGGGGGTAAAGAGAAGGGAAGGTGTGCAGAGAAATGGCCTCAGGTACACAGAGTAGTCATATACAGTTGGCCAGGTTATGCCCTTAACCCTTCACAGAGGGAGCATTTTTTCTAAGTGACACAAGTGACCCCCTCTGGTTAGGCTTTGGCCTGGATGCTCCCAGCCCCCTCAAACCTTTTCTAGTCAGGTGAGCGTTCTGAGACACACTCTGCCCCAAATCTTTTGTCTCCATGAGTGAACCCCAAATGTCTCAGCTAAGCTTTCAAAGCTGTGTCCTGCTGCCCTCTCTAGACTAACCCCCCTTGCCCACAGGGCATTCCCCAGGACCCCAATTTTCCCCATGCTCATGCGATGCCCCAGGAATTTTGCACacactgttccctctgcttggatGCCTTCCTCCACTCTGTCACTCGGGGTCTTTTGGTCCTCAGGGCTCTGCCACCTCCAGAGACTTTCCTGCCTGAGCCTAACATGGGGCTGACATGTTATGCCAGGTTACCGCTCTATGGCCCGGCTCTGACCCTTTGAGATTGCCCAAGGGCTTTGCTGAATCCTCAGCCTcacccagcacagggatcagggTTTGTGCAAAGAGTGTTCTTGGCGTCTCATTCAGGACTTCTCAGAGTGCCCAGCTCTGTCAGGAGCAGGAGTCCAGGGCAGGTAACTAGTTTCTAAGAACTGGGGAAGTGCAATCAAGGCTCAGGGAGCCTAAGCACAGGGAGAAGGGGCTGAAAGAAGCAGAGGGAGGCAGATGTGACAGGGTGgcacctgcctgcccgcccgGCCCCCAGTCCTTTGCTGAGGAGACCCTGCGCACACTGTGCCTGGCCTACAAAAAGGTGGAAGAGGAGCAGTACAAAGAGTGGAGCCAGCGGCACCAGGAAGCCAAGATCCTTCTTGAGAACCGAGCCCAAGCCCTGCAGCAGGTGTATGAGGAGATAGAGCAGGACCTCCAGGTGAGCATGGCACAAGAAGTGAGGGGGCTCCAGCACCCTGGCTATGGGACCGTGGATCTCCCACTTGTGCTGGGGTTAACTGGGTCCCTGCTCAGTCATTCTATTCCTGCTCACTCCCCATCCAGCTGCTGGGAATCACAGCCATTGAAGACAGGCTTCAGGATGGTGTTCTTGAAACTATCCAGTGTCTCAAGAAAGGGAACATCAAAATATGGGTACTCACAGGGGACAAGCAAGGTAGGTCCTAGGGTGGCCATTGATGTGGGAGAAAGGACTTATAGATGCCCCAAGCATTATACCATCAACCTATCCCACTGGTCTGGGTTCAGTCCTGCCCCCCACTTTGTCCTGGGGAAGGGAAGATGGGATGATTAAAACTGCTGGCACCTCCCTCAGGTGGTTGCCAGTAGGTTCTGAATTAGTGCTTCTATGGGTGGgaggcacatacacacaaaatatttaaaatgacgTTTTACAGCGGTGTTGTTATAAAGACAAATGTCAAGGCTGGAAAACATGagttttattcagattttttttttaaatatagtttattgattttttacagagaggaagggagagggatagagagtcagaaacattgatgagagagaaacatcgatcagccgcctcctgcacatctcctactggggatgtgcctgcaacccaggtacatgcccttgaccggaatcgaacccgggacccttcagtccgcaggttgacgctctatccactgagccaaaccagtttcggcattattcagattttaaaataaattcttttggTGGGTTCCTAAAAGTGCCCATGGGCCCTAGCCTGATAAGTCTAATGATCCCTTGGCCCCTGCCCCAGATAGCCAGAGTGCAGGCCCCTTTGCTCAGAGCTGCAGGCCAAAATCTCAGGGCAAGCTCTCATTGGCCAGCCTGGGTTGTACCCTCCTCTGAACCAGTTGCCATAGCCAGGAGTGGGCTGAGTGCCTGGGCATGGCCCCAGGcagaggctgagctgggctggttTGCAGAGACCGCGGTGAACATTGGCTATGCTTGCCAGCTGCTGTCGGAGGACATGCACATTCTGGATGAGGAGCAGATAATGtaaggagttgggggtgggggcaggtgaaTTGGTTGGGGGCAAGGTCAGGGTGGGGGATAGTGAACACCCATGGACACCTAGGTGTGGCCCTGGGGATCAGCAGAGTGTCCTCAGCCTCCACCAGGCTGGACTcccagaaggggaaactgaggcacggctGGAGGTGGAGGATGGAAGGAAGCTTGTTTCTGGGCATGGCTGAGCCCCAACTGGGTCCCTGCAGTGCAATCCTGGAAGCCTACCAGGAGACCAAGAACAGCCTGCCTCAGGTCGAGATGGCTGCCATGATCGTTAGTGGAGAATTTCTGGTCAGTGTCAACTCAGGCTTGACTGGGGTCCCTAACAtgggggagggaactgggaggacgGGGTGGGGGTAGACTGTTGGAAAAGCCAAAATGAAAGCCACGCTAGGAGATGGTTTTCAGATGAACTGGAGCCCATGTGGTCAAGTCCACACTGGGGTTTGGGGCAGAAGGCCAGGAGGGAGCAGAGGCCAGTTGGGGACGTTCATTAAGGGGAGAGGTGAAGGCAGAGTGATGtgccccctcgcccccaccctcccttgctAACCAGGACCAGCTGATGAAGAGTGTAGCAGGGCCAGTGCTGCAGAATAAGGACTCCAACACCCCCCAGAGTCCCGAGGTGTGGCGGGAACGGACCTTCGTGGAACTGGCCTGTAGGTGCAAAGCAGTCATCTGCTGCCGGGTAACACCCAAGCAGAAGGCTTTGATTGTGGCACTGGTCAAGAAATACAAGAAGGTAATAACCCTGGCCATCGGGGATGGTGCCAATGATGTCAACATGATCAAGAGTGAGTGGTGGGCATCGGTTCTGGGGGGAAGGCATGtggtgggctgggggtggcccAGGGCCAACATGCTGCATATGCCCCTGCAGCTGCGGACATCGGTGTAGGGCTGGCGGGCCAAGAGGGCATGCAGGCAGTGCAGAACAGCGACTACATGCTGGCCCAGTTCCGCTTCCTGAGGCGACTGCTGCTGGTGCACGGGCGCTGGTCCTACATGCGAGTGTGCAAGTTCCTACGCTACTTCATTTACAAGACGCTGGCCATCATGATGGTTCAGATCTGGTTTGCTTTCTACAGTGGCTTCACTGCTCAGGTGCACTGCAGGCAACAGCCCTTTGGGGATTCTCTGTGTTGGGGTTCTGGGGTTCTGTGCCCTTCCCATGGCCTGCAGAAGGGTGGTGGGCACTACCTACTCCACTCTAGGATCCTCATGGGGCAGGGCTTGCCTGAAGTCACAGGGCCTATCAATAATTTCTATGGCACTCAGAGAGGTATAGAGTATAGATAAAGGGAGGGGATGGTTTCTGCTCAGTCAGCTTTGAGCCTGACATTTTCAGGGATATTTGACAGATTTGAGCTCtgaaggcagggcaggacagcacatGCTCCAACGGGTAAATCTTTCTAGGGGAAAGAGGGAAAGCTTGAACCCCAGAGAAGATAAGACTATGGGGTCTGGGTCTAACTTTAAGACACTCTTGACAGTGTTGTGGTGAAGAAAAAGTGTGCCTCCTAGAGCCTGAGAAGAGTCCTAGGAAGATGATTTCCCATGAGTATCAGGAAATTGTTTGAAAATAGATGGCTGTGATAGCGAATAAGCTGCTGTCATTGCTATCCAGGCATTTGAGAGAGAGCTTTGCCAGAGGGCACCCTTGAATAAGTACAATTGtttgtttcacttttttgtttccaaatattttattcatttagatGCTGCTGTGCATggaatttgttttcttaattccCTTTTGAGATAGCTTATTGCTGGTGTGTAGAAACAGATGGGGTTTTTTGCtaaattctttttattgactCTAGGAGATTTCTGGAGGATCCCTGGGGATTTCCtgcatgtcatctgcaaatatagtgttttccctttcttcccttgcaagttggatgcattttatttccttttcttacctAAATTCTCTGGCTGGAACTCCCAGTGAGATGGTGAGGGTTGgcatctttgtttttttcctagtCTTACTGAGGACATCATTCTGTCTTTCAATACTTATTAACTGGAATGCTTCTGTAGGAAGAACCaacctttccttctccctcatttatttatgaaattacttatttttatcaGTTTGGACTCCTGGGTATTTTTTATTGTGTATTTCTTTGCTCCGATTGTCCCCGGCCTGTTTTATTCCCTGAGCATAACTTCATTTTTGGCGCTACAAGAGGTTCCAGGCTAATAAGGAAACCTGGTTCTTTTCATCAGAGAAGGGTAGTATTAGACACTAAGAGCTAAGTGCTCAGTGTGTGCTTAGGGCCACTGGGTGCTATTACCCTCTCAATAGACAGATTTAGGAAATGTACACATATTAGCCCATGGATAGAAGCATCTCtatgtctattttttatttatatgtctaCCCATCTAGCTTgtgtatattaaaaattatgtgaGTTCATACTGATAGTTCTGATTCCAATCCTACAAGACAAGGCTCAGCTTAGCCTTTTCCAGGTACTCATTTATGACACTTCTCCAGCAGTGAGAAACTTGATTCTTATAAAATTCTTGATCATTATATTTTTGCTTGCAGAATGCGCATAAAATGGTTTTTGAGTTCTGGGtcaatgtggcttagttggttgggcattgtcccatgcactgaaaggttgctgtttCAATTCCTGTGTCAGGGAATATGCTcagattttgggcttgatccctggtgggtgttatgcaggggacagccaatcaatattttgtTCTCACATTACTGTTTCTCTGcctaactctctctctcaaaatcaataaaatattttttttaaattttgtcaatgtaagaaacattcaaatctgtagagaattttttgtgagtttatttgaaccaaactgaagACAATTGCTAGGAAGCAAAATTTCAGCAGAttaagaaaatgctccagagaatggcagttttgcacctcattttatatataacaaTCAAAAGAGCAGATCCAAGTGGGCTACATGAAATTTATTAGTGATAAATTGGGAGGTGcatgaaagaaagcaaagcagggaaacctctggaattgaatgaaaagtaaaatgatagacacatcttttacataggtgggtacaggatagttaacagtcaacaattataACAATggggggatttgtggtctccacaaaGTGGAAAATTACTgtgacattccaaagatatgcTATACATGCAAAAAGACTATAggttcagttaaggtaaagattgacctttgtcagggaagatgtaGGTCtaagacatgactacccaccataaactgcttttagttttaaaagttttcattttagaccatcctttgtggttatgttagatctctgagtttgcaagactgccacaCCGGCAATCTCtaagcttgtcaggttagcatgtggcccctatttgtccacattttaaaaaatggtttttggAACAGAACCCCTCTCTCCTCCATAGACTTTAACTGGACTGGATACAGGCGTTGGAAAGAGAATTGGTTGAGCTCATTGTCTGCTGGGGTCTCTTCCAACTCCTTTTTACCCATCAGTGTCTCCCTAAATCTAAAATGACCAAAAACCACACTTTTTAGCCATATTTCCTCCTATAGCTCTTTACTTGCAGTTCTCATATTAAACACACAatgattctattttaaaataattagattctgctttttctctcttttattttccaaacttaATCATCCGTTGATTATAATGCAACTTCCTAACTCACTAGGAATCCTCTCCAGGTGCATAGCTAACTTGAGTGGGTCTCCTCAGGTAAAGAACATTTTGGTTTCTGGCCATTTGGCATCTGAAGGCTTATCACTAACCACCTTCTCCCATCCCTTCCCACCCTTAGCCTCTTTATGAAAGCTGGTTCCTGGCGCTCTTCAACCTGCTGTACACCACCCTCCCGGTTCTGTACATCGGACTGTTTGAACAGGTGAGCAGGCCAAGGACttgcttcctccttccctgaAGATACTCCTGTCTCTGCCCCGCCTTCTCCTCCAGGGTGCTGGGCTAGGGTGGGGATGGGACTGGGAGAGTACTACTGTTCCCACCAGAGCCCAACTTGACAGTGGATGAAGCTCTCTTGCCCAGCTACCTCCCACGAGTCTCAATCTCACAGTGGGGAGGAGATCAGAAAAGATGGTTCTCCTCTTTAATAGGGGTCTAGCTACGTAATCCAGATTAGGGAAGTCCAGTAGATCCTTTAGGATGACGGAAGTGCCTCATGCCTATGCTCTTCAGGCAGGAGCCACCAACCACAGGGGGCTAACAATTAGTACTTGAGGCTTCCTGGTGTGACCTGAGGAATGAGACAtagcatttcatcttttttaagtttttacactggtaaaacagtagcaaaattcaCCATCTCACCATTCTCACATGCATGGTTCAGGCATGCCAAGCACGCATGTTCCTGGGAAACCAACCTCCAGaattcctccaccaccacccccactccaGGATGTGAGTGATGAGCAGAGCCTGGAGCTGCCTGAGCTGTACATTGCTGGCCAGAAGGATGAGCTCTTCAACTACTGGGTCTTCTTCCAAGCCATTGTCCATGGCACAGGAACCTCCCTGGTCAACTTCTTCATGACCCTGTGGATCAGCCATGACATTATTGGGCCCATCAGTGACTATCAGTCTTTTGCCACTGTCATGGCCCTGTCGGGCCTGCTATCAGTCACCATGGAGGTAGGCAGGGCtgctgccctccccactcccaggggGACTTTGGACACCAACCATGGAAGTCTCATCACCTGATGACCCTCCTTGAGAGGCCTTAGCAGGTGCCACCCTTCAACCTCCTCCACATAGCCTTGCCTGGAATTCTGGCCCTCCTGGTTTAACCCTCCTTTTTCCCATTCAGGTCATCCTCATCATCAAGTACTGGACAATCCTGAGCGTGCTGGCCATTTTCTTCAGCCTCTGCTTCTACATAGTCGTAACTAGGGCCAGCCAGAGCGTCTGGCTCTTCACCGTCTCCCCCATAACCTTCCCTTTTATGTGTGAGCCTTCCAGTaagagattgggggggggggcagccctggAGATGGGTGGGACCAGTGTTGTAAGAGAATTTGCACAAAGGCACCCTGGGGGTTAAGGGTGAGGAAGGAGGTGGGTGTCAGGAAGAGGGGGTTTGGAGCAGGCTCTAGGGAGGCTAAACCCTGAGGCAGGCCATGACCCTGCCCTGTCTCCTTCAGCTGTTGAACAAAACGTGCTATCTCACCCCTACGTCCTGCTGGTGGTCATGCTGAATGTGTCACTAAACACCCTGCCTGTACTGGCCTTCCGTGTCATTTACCAAGCCCTCAAGCAGCTACCTCTCAAGGTGAGGGTGGCTGGGGTCCCCACTGCACATTGCTGGAAGCAGGGACGCCAAGGAGATGTAGAGCTGGGGTTAGGGGTTTGGAGACCCAGACGCACACCCAGTGCCCTCTTGGGAGGCCAAGTAATGGGCTCTGGGACCCCAGAAAGGAAACCATGCTTCCCGGAGCGGAGGTGGCCAGCCTGGTTCCAGCTCTGACTTCGTCCGACTTCCACCATGAATTATCTAGGACTTGGGGGTTGAGGTGACAGAAATGACCTGGAAAAGGTTTAGGCGAAAGATTAAAAACACTCCCAAATGTGTCTGTTCatcgatagatgaatggataaacacagTGTGTTGTCCATCCACatagtgaaatattattcagtctttaaaaaggaggaaattctgacccctgctacaatgtggatgaaccttgaggatattatgctcagtaacaagccaatcacaaaaggacaaTACTGTATGGTTTCATTCATAGGAGGAGGTCCCTAGATGAGTcagattcatagaaacagaaagtagatagtgggagcatgtgctggggggcggTTAGTGTTGAATGGGGACAGCTTGGATTTGGGAAGATGAAGTTCTGAAGATGGATGGGAGTTGATAGTTGCATAACAGTGTGACTAAATGTGCTTAATGCCATTGAGCTATgctcttaaaaatggttaaaatgggaCATTTCGTGTCTATTTTACCACAATGAAAAAATGTTGGGGGACTTAAACTGTCTCAGGTAACAAACCTAGAAGGACAAGCTGCTGGGCTGGGCTACAGAATTGACTAGAATAGTGTACCAAGATATGGCCACAGACCTGCCATGTTTTGTCACACAGGCTGGAGACATGGCTACCCCGTGGTTAATTTCTCCTGCATTTGATATACGAGCGCACTTAAGGCACTTGGCAGTTGATCCAGAATCAGGTCCCATCGAGGACTCTAGTTGGGTCAACTTAGGTAGGAAGAGCCTGGTCAATGTATGGTAGCCACTGGGAGCAGGTAACCCAAGAGCAGTCTGCACAGTGTGAGATCTTGATGACCCTTGCTTGCCCCTTTACTCtgcaggaagagaaggaggaggagaaagaagaggaggtggaagaggtcCCGACTGAGGAGACGGCTGGGGTGCCACGGGCCCGTCGCTCAAGCTATGCCTTCTCCCACCAAGAAGGCTATGCAGACCTCATCACACAGGGCACAATTATGCGCAGGTCATTGGTCAACAAATACTCATCTGATGAGGATCATTCCACAAGCATAGATTTCATCTGATGATTTTCCATGAGCATTAAGCCACCCTGGTACCAGTAGAAGATGTCATTCCTGGGGGAGAATAGGTTCTAGCACTGGAGGGGGAAGGTGTCCTCTGAGGAAATCATCTTTGTGATGAGCTCCTCCTTGATTGTGGAAgggcagtctctctctctctctctctctctctctctctctctctctctctctctctctctctcttcctttttggtatatgtaataatgaaaaaattaattaggCCATGAAGTCTATAAATTAATACTGTTATTAAAATGCTCTTTTGAACAACACATTTCTGGTATCTGGTACAGTTTACCTAATGTCCATTTTCATGTAATTCTTACACAGTATAGATTCCATTAATGTCgtctaaatattaaaaacatttgacATTCTTCTAAGTCTTCACAACACCCTGTGAGGTGGTATGTGGTACTGACCCCATTCTGCAGATGGGGAGGTCTAGGTATGGAAAGGTTCTGTTTGGCGGCAAGAGACTTGCCATACTGTCAGAGCATAGCCAACATCACAGACAGGGTTGCACAGCATCACTGGTGTTCTGATACTCTAGGAAAACCACCCAAAGGATGCTAGAATCAGGCATACACTCCATTTGTCACCAGACTATGGTCTTCTGATTTTCCATTCTGCACCACGTGGTTGAAATTGCAACAGCTGTAAACATGGCCACTTTCCTCAGACATTCTCCAAAGACCATCAGCAGGCCTGTGGCACCGAGTCAGGTGATCCGCTTCAGGTTCTGGACAAAAGATATTTTCAAGTGTGAACTCTATCCGAAAAGAAAGAGTACCTATGTGTACTCCAGACTGCGATTCCAGAGAAAGAAATCCAAGGACAGATTTTGGGGATTATTGACCACTGTGGCTAAGTATTCAGAATACTGGAACAATGTCAGGGAAGGGGCATATATACTGGAAGCCACTGGTTTCATATCCAGGGCAGGGGCTAGAAGGCTCTCAAAGGGGCTGAAATCACCATATATGGGGAAATCCTCTACTGGCCGTGGGGGGTGTATTAGATGTGACCAACCACAGTGATTCCAAGAACACTGGCTAAAACCTGCTGGAACAGGAAGTCCAGAAAGCAAGCTCAGATGGCTATGTGGTCGCTCGAAGGGAAGCTGgtcgagcagcagcagcagcagcagctcattgAGCTGACTAAGTAGGGCCAGTTAGGGACTCTGGACTGGGCTGTTGAAGCCTGGTTGGCCCCATGGCTGGTTCCCTGCAGGGGGTCAGATAGGGGCCTGATGCCGAGGGTGCCTCAGTCTGGAAAACAGGGCCAGCTGGAAAGGGAGCCACCCTCCCACCCCGTGCCCCTGTCCATCACACAACACATGTTCCTGGGGAACCTAGTGCTAAACCATTGTAGACAACCTGTTTCTGGTCAGGTTTCCTCCGGGGCAGAGCACCTCCTTCACTGCGATCTAGATCTATTGAAAGACAATCCTCCACACGAGGGTTTGTCCTTCCACGCCTATGGGGgcaaggaagaggagggggaccATGGTAGCTCATCCTCCCCATCTCCTAGCCATCCTCTCAGCTCCCTGGGAGCTGTATGCACCAATCTGCTGGGAGCTTTGGTGGGAAGGATGGGGATGAGGAGTGGGCGTGGAGGGAGCTGCTCTAACCCGAAGGACGCACTACCTCTGCTCAGTGAGAGacacctctcccaccccactgAGGCTTGGGGCACCAGCTGGGACACCTCTTCTTAtaaattgtaaatgttttaatGGCACCTACAATGGTGAATTACTTTCAAAAAGTTTCAATTTACTTTGTCCAGATCCATCAGAGGAGTCACTATCTGTGGCAGCTTTAGccttataaaatgtatttcttagtgGTTTTCCACATTTCAACATTAAAGGAGTTTAGAAGTTGATTTCAGCATTCATGGATGACTTTGAGGGGTTCGACTCGGGGGAGGACATAACTGCAGGTGTGGTGGAAATAGCAAGAAAACTAGAATTAGAACTGCAGATGTGACTGAATTGCTGCAATCTTATGATAAAACTTTGATAGATGAGGAGTTGCTTCTCATGAATGAGCAAAGAAAGTAGTTTATTGAGACAGAATCTACTCCTGGTGAAGGTGCTAATaagattgttgaaatgacaacaaTCTTAGAATATTACATAAACTTAGTTGATAAAGCAGTGGTAGGATTTCAGAGGATTGATTTCAACTTTTGAAAGAAGTTCTACTGTGGATAAAGCGACTATGGGAAACAgtgtagagtttcctcaaaaaaagttgaactgccatttgaccctgtgatcccacttgtaggaatatatcctaagaatcccaaaacgccaaccagaaaaaatatatgtactctTATGTTCagagcagtgctatttacaatagcgaagatctggaaacagcccaagtgcccaataGTAGAgggatggataaaaaaaaaatctgtggtacatttacacaatggaatattatgcagctataaaaaaagaaagagagagagagagagagagagagagagagagagagagagagaagcatgaagggacctggagattattaggctaaatgaaataagccagtcagaga
The sequence above is a segment of the Myotis daubentonii chromosome 5, mMyoDau2.1, whole genome shotgun sequence genome. Coding sequences within it:
- the LOC132236132 gene encoding phospholipid-transporting ATPase IK-like is translated as MASVFTWEVKANDRTYNNQFKEKAFLCWQRRKYKGNIIHTAKYNFFSFLPLNLYEQFHRISNSYFLFIIILQGVFPEISTMPWFTLFAPLVCLLLIRAIRDLVDDIGRHKSDSTVNNRPCEMLVGERFLHKKWKDLHVGDLVRLHDTNIVPADMVLLSSTEPSSLCYVETADIDGETNLKYRQALLVTHHELTTIKSMASFQGKVVCEEPNSRMHYFTGHLEWEGKKYSLDSGNILLRGCKIRNTDTCYGMVIYAGFDTKIMRNCGKIHLKRTKIDRLMNKLVIMICIFVVLISVALTLGFWSKVTEFKTEHYYVPTAHAHSLTTESIFILLSFVILLSVMMPMAMFITAEFIYLGNSIFIDWDVEMYYAPQDLPAKARSTSLNVQLGQVGYIFSDKTGTLTQNIMTFKKCCINGIVYSPEQENIYKENPFLWNAFADKKLLFRNSKLLSIVRTNKDKVVREFWRLLAICHTVMVEEKDNQLLYQAASPDEEALVTAARNFGYVFLARTQDSITVMELGEQRVYQVLALMDFNSIRKRMSILVRNPEGSIYLYTKGADTVLFERLHKKDMYRKEQIVKAATEEALTSFAEETLRTLCLAYKKVEEEQYKEWSQRHQEAKILLENRAQALQQVYEEIEQDLQLLGITAIEDRLQDGVLETIQCLKKGNIKIWVLTGDKQETAVNIGYACQLLSEDMHILDEEQIIAILEAYQETKNSLPQVEMAAMIVSGEFLDQLMKSVAGPVLQNKDSNTPQSPEVWRERTFVELACRCKAVICCRVTPKQKALIVALVKKYKKVITLAIGDGANDVNMIKTADIGVGLAGQEGMQAVQNSDYMLAQFRFLRRLLLVHGRWSYMRVCKFLRYFIYKTLAIMMVQIWFAFYSGFTAQPLYESWFLALFNLLYTTLPVLYIGLFEQDVSDEQSLELPELYIAGQKDELFNYWVFFQAIVHGTGTSLVNFFMTLWISHDIIGPISDYQSFATVMALSGLLSVTMEVILIIKYWTILSVLAIFFSLCFYIVVTRASQSVWLFTVSPITFPFMSVEQNVLSHPYVLLVVMLNVSLNTLPVLAFRVIYQALKQLPLKEEKEEEKEEEVEEVPTEETAGVPRARRSSYAFSHQEGYADLITQGTIMRRSLVNKYSSDEDHSTSIDFI